A portion of the Heptranchias perlo isolate sHepPer1 unplaced genomic scaffold, sHepPer1.hap1 HAP1_SCAFFOLD_64, whole genome shotgun sequence genome contains these proteins:
- the LOC137318042 gene encoding platelet glycoprotein VI-like encodes MFAYFNEVNYTAKTKDDGGLKVKGSISYRCKYKKYFENNSSWAYSPPSDNVWLNLTDKLPKPTVSMDPAAGVVTVGERVRINCTANYSADRSRLYRQGDTNPIDTRDVSGSERSIIFNITDPDPTDGGDYTCDFVKTVKEKEYISPRSDPVHLTVKGES; translated from the exons atgtttGCATATTTCAATGAAGTTAACTATACCGCTAAAACAAAGGATGATGGAGGGTTAAAGGTGAAAGGCAGCATCAGCTACAGGTGTAAATACAAAAAATACTTCGAGAATAACAGCAGCTGGGCATATTCACCACCCAGTGACAACGTGTGGTTAAATTTAACAG ATAAACTGCCAAAGCCCACAGTCTCTATGGATCCGGCCGCTGGTGTcgtgacagtgggggagagggttcggaTTAACTGCACTGCCAACTATTCCGCCGACAGGTCCCGCTTGTACAGACAAGGTGACACGAATCCCATTGATACACGGGATGTCTCAGGCTCTGAACGATCAATCATCTTCAACATCACAGACCCCGACCCAACTGACGGAGGGGACTACACCTGTGACTTTGTGAAAACGGTAAAGGAGAAAGAATATATCTCGCCCCGCAGTGACCCGGTGCATTTAACTGTGAAAGGTGAGTCATAG